The sequence CTCACTTTAGGAAATACCAAATGCCCCAAACAAACCATGTGAAACTGAGGTTAAAGCTACCTTAAGGATCTGTGTGTGCACCTGGCCTTTCTGCCCACAGCTACAAGTTAAAGCAGAAAGTTTGCACCCCACCATCACCAGACTAAAAAGGAGTGGCAGTGATTTCCATCATTAGTGCAACATTAACTCCTATACTCTGTCAAAGTGACTGACTGCTCTCCAGGTGCACAACACACGTGTATTCAGGTCTTACAAAACTGGTTTCAAGCTGGTAGCCCTATGTTTTTTTAAGTCTACCCCATTAATAACCCCATTAAACTCAGGAGCAGTCTGTGCCCTGTTCAAAGTCAATTGCATCAAAATATGACTTTAATTTTGGGGTTATCAGTGGGGCAGAGATGAAGGCTCTCCTTGTTACACATACTTCTGAACATCACTCAGTTTATGCCTTCAGAAGAGGTTGTTTGCTGTACTTTCAGGACGTTGTTCATCCCTGCCTTACACACTACACTGCTTTAAGGAACTGGATGTTCCTCCTTTGATGAGGACAGAAGTGAGACAACTTGTTTCTAAACTGCATAAACTCAAAGTTTCAAGTTTTAATGGTGTAAAAAAATCTGACATTCAATTACAGTTAAGAGAAAACTTGCTACACAGCAAACTGCATCCAAATCTACCAGTTACTGATGGGACCTTTAAATTAACCATCAACGAGTTATTCAAGGCATCCAGACCTGGAAACATCAGATCACCCAGCCAGTGAGCCAGCAACTCCCTCCCCCTTTTTCATGAGACTTTAACAAGTGCAATGGATGTGACCTCAGCACTGGAGCCAATGGCTCCAATCCCCAAAAAAGGTTAGGGAGATCCTGTGTTAAGCCCAATGCAATATGCATTAGTGTCATGGAGCAGGAAGATCCCAGTGTCTACTTGTTAAAAGTTCACACAAACCATACAGATACAGACAGGATGAAACACAGACTCAAAAGGATCCATTATGCTTGAAGAAAATTCCAAATAAAACGACATCTTCTGCACAGCCCAGCCTCAGACACAGCCACACCTTTATCTAGTATAATAAACTCTGTAGTAAACTGTTTTTGACCTCCATAGAGAGTAGGAGTTGTCAAATTTAAGAAGATAAACTCCTCTCCCTGGGTACTGGTGGCTGCCAGCATACACTTCTTCGTGACAGTCTCGTCTGTACACAGGCACTATTTCATCTAGCTGAGGCTTGTTGGCATTCTTTTTGGCTTTTTCTTCACTGCTAGTATTTTCTGCAAGGGAACAAAAAGAGGTGTCAGTGAACATGGGTGGGTGCTTTATGAAGGCAAGTCAGACTGATCTCCAGGGGACAAAGCCCTCTTTGTCAGTTCAGGAATGAGAGGAGTCACAGGGATTCATACCAGGGCTGGGGATGAAGCACCCAGAAGCAGGAGGAACAGCATGATCACTTGATCATGATTTTATCAGTTTGATATCAAAACTCACCACACccacctccccagcccagccaggtcaGTTTGTGGAGATGCCAAACTCCAGTTTTCAGTACCATAATCACCCACCACTGATGTGCCATTACTTGGTAGTGACTCCCAAAAAGCCACTGCTTCCTGGGTCAGGGCAAATCACATGCtcatttcaaaacatttttgtgATGCTGGACTCCTCCACAGGCAAAGGCTCTGACCTgtgtcccagccactggcaggaCCTGCTCTCTGAGGCTGTTTTGCTGCAGCCTCAAGGAAACTTCCTCCCTAGAAACACCTCCTGTACAGCAGGACAGGATTGCTCCCAAGGTTTCAGAGTGTAGATTCACAGTGCTCTGTCACACCATGGGTTCCAGTTTACTGAAGAGCTGACTCAGGAAAAGGATTTCCCCAGCCTCAGCTGCTTTGGGTCTGTGACCTAAGGAGGGGACTGGAGTTATTGCAGAACTGCAGCTGCAATTCAAAATTGAAACCAGATGGAAGCCAGGGAAAGCAGGAGATTCCACAAGACCCTCACAGCAAACCTTGACAGTTTACAGACAATTAGCATGCttaccttcctcttcctcctcatcatcACTGGACTCGCTGACATGCACACTGACTGCAGTATTAGGGGAGTCTGTCCATTCAAAATacaccccaaaaccaatgtcatAATTGTCTGTAGCAAACTCCCAAAAGAGGTAGGACCCCTCCTCATGGGTTGGGACTCGGACTGTGACCACTTCTCCTCGGCCCACGGTGATCACAGAGTCTGCATCCTGGCGGATTTTCTCCTTGAAGTCTTTGATCTGGGGTCGTGTCCACATGGATGGGGCAGCAATCACAGGGACAGAGTCTGGAGACAGGAGGGGAAATACTCCAGTTAGGCTTTGCTGCAGTTATTTATGCTGCATCTTTAAATGTGTGCCTGAGCAGCACTTCAGGGCCCCAAGTGCTAAAGTTGCttcttctgttaaaaaaaaaaaatcacctggaaGCAAGTTTCAGCTCTGAAAGGATGCATGAACCAGTGCAAATTTATTTACAACACTACTAAATGCTACCAATTCACCCATCCAGCACATTTAAAGGATCAGTGCCTATGCACAAAAGCCTCAGAAGGTCAATGTACTGCTACAGGTGACAGGTACAGAATCCTTCACTGGAACCATCTTTAACCATCTGTAACCATCTTTTAAGCTCTGACCCACTTCAAGTAAAACTGAACATATTTCTGCCCAGAACAGCTTTGTGCTAGAACTTTTATCCCCTTTCCTTCAAGTCTAGAGTGACAGGAGGTTCTGGATCCCATCAACTTTGCTGAAATGCTTTTGCTGCTTCCTCTTTCCCTCCCCTCCCAAAGCTGAGCTTTGCCTATGCAATATTGTCCTCCCATCAGAGACAGCAGCCCCAGGAATCAGACCCAGCTTTTCCACAGGCAAATGAAGCCAAACAAAGAATCACAGTAACCCTACTTAAGACACCTGAACCCTAAGAAAGGCTTTTGCTATTGATTTTTAAGTAAGAAATTCAGCTAGTCCCACCTTTTGGTCCATTCTCCAGTGCTTCTTCCAAAACCTCTGGATCCAACTCTTTTTCAGGGCTGTCTGCATGAGCACTGGCCTGCCCATTAATGGATGGGgtgtcccctggggcagggctgttcaCCTTTGATGCAGTAGTCAGGGGTGTCCCTGTTGCTGCCACCACTGCATCCTGCTGCTTCTGTAAAGCTGCCTAAAACAACAGGAATTTAGGTCAAGCACAACCAAACCCTCCCAAGATGCCAGTTTTATACTTTCCAGCAGAGGATATAAAGACAATTTATTTATATCCTTAAAATTTAACCCTTAGACCCAAAAGCAGCACACATTAACCAGTTACATCTGCTCAGTCCCAAGGGATGGGAAGTCACTTGGTTCTAGGCTGGTGGATACaacctgaacaaaaaaaaaaattcaactttcAACTGAATTATGGTACACACAAACTCTGGCACTTAACTATGGAGGCATTTCATTGCTATAACATTTCCATCTAAGTTGGAAGTGTGACttgtttgctgttttttttttgtttttttttttcctcttgttgggttcgtttttgtttggttttttgggtttttttttgctttttttgctggCTGGAAGGGTTCCATCCAGCCTGAGCTCATCCAGGTCTAAAAAGAGCTGACTACTGAAGGTCTATGAGCTACTTGCCAATTTATGAATCAAACAGAGAACTCCCTTGAGGAACCTCCCTGACCCTTGTTGCCAGCCCAGAGAGACaacacaggcttttttttttttgggacagGGAAAAGATGTGACAGTGGCACTCTAAAGGATAACCTAATCATCACAAGATTTTGATGAGCAAATGGAATATAGGTATCCTGCAGGAATATGAGGACAATATAGGAAAAATCTGTAAGCAGAACAGCACTTCCCAACTGCACCAATAGATCCCAGTGCACCTGACTCACAAGGCATCCCAATAAAGTATTCATCAGAGGTGTTACAGAAGCTGCAGGAGGGAAGCCCAAAGAGTAATTTTAACAGGGCAGAAAGTCTCTGCCTGTCCTGCACCACCTCAGCTCCATCCAGTCGTGTTTGCCTTAGAAAGGAGCtataaagatcatccagttccacacccctgccatgggaatggacactttccaccagaccaggctgctcagagctccataaACCTGTCCATGAACCCTTGCTGGGATGAGGGGCATTGCTGAACTTCGTGAGGCTCACATGGCTCCCTTCCTTGGACATTACTGAGAGCATCAGCCTCCACAAAATACAAATGACCTAAATCAGCTACTGAACTGTAGGTCTTTAGCTCAAGTACAGAGCTCAGCCTGTCCTCCCAGCCAAAGCAGGAGCAGCTTTTTGCAGGCAAGCACCTTCACCAGGTATGAGTATGTGATGAagtcaggcagcaggagcagaaggagAGAGGAGTCAGCAatgctctggctggcagggagaaGCAACCTCCGAGCCAGCAGTGATGCTCCAGTGCTGCAAATGAACTGATCTTCAGAAGAGTCACCTGAAGAGGTCTGTTTgtggtatttatatattatttttaaatttttgtttaggatttttctcttgggaagctgagaagctttagagggaaaaaaaaaaaaaaacaacaaccactttttatctcatttgttttttttttgttgtgttcatGTGCAAAATGTGTTCAGAAATTGTTTCCTTACAGGTAATTGTTTAATTAGTTTTTAGTGTGAGTTGTTTTAACTCATTAACTGTAAGTTATTAGTACTGTATTACCTGTAAGTTATTAGTTATTATTAGTCATTAACTGTTAGTAATTAGTACTAAGCTGTGTTAGGATCCTAAAAAGAGTTACAAgtttattattatctttttagcattcagggtttttttgttttctttagtatagtatagtactcttttataaaataaagtattataaagtaataaattaaccttctaaaaACAGAGTCAAATGCATCATTGCTGCCTTTGTTAGGGCATTCCTTGCAAATACAATATCTGCTCATGCTCAGAGGCACTGGTGTGTCATTAAATTACACACACACATCACCaactctgcagcagagcagctcacATTTCATCTCTAATAATTACATTGAACCAAGTCATTAGTAAAGAATGCTTAGTGTTCTCTTAATTAACAGCTGCTTCAGAAAACTACTCCAAAAGATGAAACAAATAAAGGGGCTTTGGCGTTTGAACCTGAAGCAGCATTAGTCACTAGCAGGGGAGCTCTCCCTGTGGCAATTATCTTTCCAAGGAGATAACAGCAGACAAGTTAATGTATCCCAGGGACAGCCTGAGACACAGAGCCCAGGTTCCCCAGAGCCCACATTTCCCAGTGACAGCCTGGGTGACAGAGCCCAGATTCCCTTCCCCAGTGACACAAAGCCCAGGTTCCCAGTGACAGCCTGGGTGACAGAGCCCACATTTTCCAGTGACAGcctgggacacagagcccaggtTCCCCAGGGACACAAAGCCCACGTttcccagggacagcctgggacacAGCCCACGTTTCCCAGTAACACAAAGCCCATGTTCCCCAGTGACATAGAGCCCACATTTCCCAGTGACAGCCTGGGACACAAAGCCCAGGTTCCCCAGTGACAGCCTGGGACACAGAGCCCACAATTTCCAGTGACAGCctgggggacacagagcccaCGTTTCCCAGTGACAGAGAGCCCAGGTTCCCCAGTCACAGACTAGGACACAGAGCCCAGGTTCTCAGTGACAGCCTGGGACACAGACCCCACGTtccccagggacagcctgggacacAAAGCCCACGTTCCCTTCCCCAGTGACACAAAGCCCAGGTTCCCAGTGACAACCTGGAACGCAGAGCCCAGGTTCCCACGGACATAGAGCCCACATTTCCCAGTGACAGTCTGAAACAAAGTGCCCATGTTCCCCAGTGACACTAAGCCCACATTTCCCAGTGACAGcctgggacacagagcccagccatacctgctgctgtgccagctgcacCTGGTAGAGCTGCTGCATGTACTGCTGGTagtgctgctcctggagctggcggatgaggagctgctgctgctcgaaGTTGCCGGGGTACTGCTGTGCCGCGTACTGCTGGAACTGCACGGCCGTCTGCGAGTTCAGCGCTGCCATGATCTGCTGCCTGCACGGCACAGGGACACAGACCTTACCAACAGCTCAGGCATGGGGAATCCCTGCACTGAGCTGCCTCTCAGGCCACTCACAGCTCTGAGTTCCAGTCTGCAAAACCCAGTTAAAATGAATCTACGTAATGGACCGGAACCCAGATGTGAGTTTTGCCTAAAAATACGCTGCGAACATAAAGAAGGGAGCAATGGAGCAATGTTTTCTACACCTTGTTTGGAAACATCAAATGTTAAAACAACCACAATTTCAATCTGCAGTCTGATAAAGAGGCAGTGCAACACAAAACCCATGTGACTAAATTTATCAAACaaagcaagggaaaaaacccacataaGCTTTTTGCAGAAACCATCCTTCCAGCAGAGCTCCTATAAATATTGGTAGgaatatgtcacagacatcttttcatgaaaatctttttgttaggatttttcctgctgaagctgagaagtttcagcaacaaagtgtaaacaatgattatctgctgctgtggaatgcaacaggtggatccgtgattggtctcctgtggatgtttagatttactgaccactcacgtcagagctgggtctcactcccTGCTGAGACACAGATATTTGTTATC comes from Melospiza melodia melodia isolate bMelMel2 chromosome 3, bMelMel2.pri, whole genome shotgun sequence and encodes:
- the ACBD3 gene encoding Golgi resident protein GCP60, with protein sequence MAAVLSSDRLEVSVDGLTLSPNAEVPPCEARPAPGEPAAGRGRAGPGSPGAAEAGGEAAEEAALSLERRWGFALEELYGLALRFFKEKDGKAFHPTYEEKLKLVALHKQVLLGPYNPDTCPEVGFFDVLGNDRRKEWAALGNMSKQKAMTEFVKLLHRCCHLFSTYVTSHKIEKEEQEKKRREEEERRRREEEERERLQKEEEKRRREEEERLRREEEERRRIEEERLRMEQQKQQIMAALNSQTAVQFQQYAAQQYPGNFEQQQLLIRQLQEQHYQQYMQQLYQVQLAQQQAALQKQQDAVVAATGTPLTTASKVNSPAPGDTPSINGQASAHADSPEKELDPEVLEEALENGPKDSVPVIAAPSMWTRPQIKDFKEKIRQDADSVITVGRGEVVTVRVPTHEEGSYLFWEFATDNYDIGFGVYFEWTDSPNTAVSVHVSESSDDEEEEEENTSSEEKAKKNANKPQLDEIVPVYRRDCHEEVYAGSHQYPGRGVYLLKFDNSYSLWRSKTVYYRVYYTR